The Anas acuta chromosome 9, bAnaAcu1.1, whole genome shotgun sequence sequence GCGTGATCGCCACAATGCAGCGAGGCTTACAAGGCTGCTGACATTTATCCACACGAGATTCTGGTCCAGAGAGCAGCTGAAATCCACGGTAAGCCATAATGCATTTGCTACTTTGTGTGCCTAGGGATTCCAGATCCTGCATTGTTTTTCACAACTAGGTCTCACAGTCAGACAAAATTCACCtttgcaggaggaaaaacatcAGCCAGCAGAAGACCTTAGCATGCTTCTGCTCTCCATTAGCGCTCTGGGTAATGACACGCACTGGTTTTGGAGCAAGAAGCTCTGGAAGAGAGAATTCTCAGCAGAACTTCACAAGGAGATGACAGAAGGGCAAAGTAAACTTTAAGGGACCTTTTGTGTGTTTCCCACCCTACAGATCTCTCCATAGGGATATGTCCACAGAAGTGTTGCCTCCCTCGTGTACCTGGGCTGTCCTTTAAAACGAACAGCTACGACCAGAGGCAAATACCCTCAGCTAGTATGAAGTGCTGGGTACTGCCTGGCTTACTGGAGCATTCCGGACCTGTCACACGTTTGTTCTCATCACGTCCTTTCCACAAAAGCTGGCCATATACCGTGGCATACTGGGAAAGAAGCATGCAGATAAGATGGTATTTATTTCTAGATGGTCTAGAGGTTAGCTTCAAACTATTTTATATCACTCTTTGCATTAGAACATTTGGTTACAAGagctgttaaataaataaaaagacaaggTTAAGTGGATCACCCAATGGAACTTGAAATAACTGTAAGTTATGATAATGTATACCGCTGGTCTTCTTTAGGGTTTGCTGAAGAACAATTTCAAGAAtaacttcttcctttcccttaaCCTGGGTCTCATTAGTCATGTTCCAAGGCAACAGGTTTCCATGACAGCAAATATTAAgtctcctgcagcacagccctttgTTCCTGCTATAAATGCTAAGCTTTCACTACTCCGCTTCAACCTACACCTGCtatcttcatggaaaaaaaaaaaccttcttgaAGAAACCTAATAGATATTTTAATCaacagctgtattttatttccaccATGACCTTGCAAAGGAACATGCCCTCTATTGAATTCTGTAAGAATGTCGTCAGATGCTCCTGAAGGATGCTTGTACCTGGTCTGAGCTCACAAGTTCTTGGCAGCTatctaaaacaaacacattttatgtAAGATAATGATGCAGAGTCCATGCTCATAACGTTAATGAACGATAATCCACCACAGGGATTAACTGCACAACTGAGACCTCTGGTTATAGACGTTTTATTCAGGGTGAGAGCAACGTCCCCGTCACACAGAAGCTGTGCTAACAAAAGTATTTCTACCACGTTTTCAGTGGAGCAGAACATTGTTAACAAGCACAGGTAGGAGTTTTCTCTCTTTATGACCTGCACTGAGTCTTGTTATTTTGAGGGGACTGTTGATTTAATGTCTCTGGGTATCTTTGAAAGCCTCGCTCACACTGTTAAACTCCTCTAATCTTTCCTTCTAAACCAATCCCTCCTGACCCCTGACGTACCATTACTGCATGCCATATTACCCAAATGCAGGCACGGCGCTAAGCAGAggataaaaacaacaaacaaacgtGTTATCTGCTGGAAAGAAtgtaaagcaaatgaaaaaaaatagtaaatcaTCCTTTCGTGAGTACTGCATTATTCTGCCAACAGAAATGCAGACACAGAGCTCTATCTAAACTTTACAGGAAGTTTCCCACACCgctttctgaaaacagcttttctttttgtaggaGGTGCAAGGGGGAGGGCATTGAAGATTCACTTTCAATGGCTTTTTGTTAAACAAAGGCTAATCAGAGGTAACCTAAATGCCAGTTGCCCTCGAGTTATTTGCACTAGTTGACGCCTTTCCGTCAATGCATAACgaagaaagcaacagaaatggTAAGAGTTCCCAAATCCTGAGAGATCCTGCCACTCTTGCTTCTCTCTCATGATGATTTGTCAcacttttaaatattcttttgacATTATTACACTTATTTTTATCCCAGTATaatgtgtgtctgtctgtctttaaTTGCCAGGATATGTTCAAAGATGTCACAGCTCATGAGCTGCAATTAGTTGTACAACAGAGAACCAGTCCTGTCACAACTGGTAAGCAGTAAGATCACAGTAAGAATCCTCCAGGCAGGGATCTTaataagaaaatcaaaaagctttttgtgAAATGCAGTTGGCAAAAGCAAGGAGGGGAACCTAGGCTAGCAACATGACCATGATTAATGgtaattttaataaatgtaatttgCAAACTAGGACATGTGTGCTTGAAGCTTGTCAGCAAGGTGAGAGTCTAGACAGCTGCAAAAAAATGTTCGTGAACCtgggaaaacttttttttttaataattatgttAAATAAACTCAGAAAGCTCTTCAATGAGCATTTCCTAGGATAGTCAGATAGAttggaaagagaaacatcagtAGTAGATGAAATGGGCAATGCTTCAAAGAGATTTGTGAGTGTATACATTAATGGtctgctttaagaaaaatcaaactaaGATATCAAGAGAGGCATAAATCTGCTGATGAACGATACTCCAGAGTGCACTCATCTGTGTACAGTCCTGTTGATGGCAATGGACTTCCCCGAAGATGGAAACACAGACGTTTTGACACAGGACCTACAGGCAACCTGACAATATCTGGGCTTCATTTgagctttttctctttgaagaagCAACATACTAAGTTAGAGCTGGGTGGAGCTGAATGCCATTATAACACCACTTACCGAAGTGTTCCCTTCACTCACTGAAGGTTGTAGAAAACACAGATACAACTTTTATGTTTCTAGACCAATCTGCTCTCAAGTACATTATACAGACAGACACTTCCAAAGAAGTCACATCAAGTCATCTCATCTGCTTACTGCATGTAACCCATCTACAGGCAAAAGAAACAGGAATCTCTAGATGTTTCTTAGAGCACTTAACACATACCCTCTACCCAACTTTGCAGCCAACAAAGGCAACTGGCATAACAAGCAATGGCCATTTCCACTAAGGTAAGGAAACCATGCTATTTCTTTCACAGTTCTCAAGGTGACTCAGGGTAGATCAGTTTGGCAATGCTGTTTATTTCAGATACTATATTGATATGGCTGCCGTAAGTACCCATAATCTATTTTCCCCCATAAGGTATTTTTCATCATGTGAAATGAGAGATGAAGAAACCCTACAGCTCTTCTTAAAATGACCAAAAAGACAGGCTTAAGATATTCATACCAAGAGATCTTATTTTTAGATCTCCTATTTTGATATACTCCACAACTTGAGAAACATAAGTTCTAACAGTcagaatcacagcatggctcaaaaaaaaaaaagagtaaaaataaatgactatCAGTGATTTTCTTGAAGAGAAGTCACTTAGGAAAGTAAAGAGGTAGACTTGGAAAGAGCCTTTTTGCACATTCTGAAGTGGCTTCTTAATCAATTAAACACTCTAAATAACTTCATTTCAAAGCAGTAGAAAATAACATACAACTCCTACAATTTCATTAATCTACTATTAAATTGAATGTCTTCAGAGCTATTAAAAGCCCTTCAGCAATTTCCCTATTTTTTCAATGCTGAAAGTATGCCTTTGACATcaatacagagaaaacagatggaTAAAGTAATTATAAAAAGAGCAGCATGACGCTACAAACCAGCTTGCCACAGTTTTACTAACAGACTAGATAACACAGGCAGAAAAGTGGGTTGACAATTAGCAAAGTTATCGTGTTGTGTCAAAGTGCTTCCACCCaccaaaaatgagaaaaaaccTCCCTCAGGAACATACAAACAGACTGGGAAGGAAGGGgcaatgaaaaaattaaaataatcatgcAGGACATTTAAAGATTAGAAAAATCCCTGAAGGAAAATTCTGCCTGTACACCccagaaatcaaagaaaataaatgttgaagAGAAACGCAAATCAATGCTCGGATCATTCTGGCATATTTGTCTGATAACTTACCTAAGTTTTGTATAAGGTAATTTCATGACTTGACAGAGACAAAATATCTAGCTACAAATAACAGGATAAGATAAAGAGAATTTCTCTCAGCTTTGAAgtctgttaaagaaaataatctatCTGAGGAAGTTCAATCAGCTTATTGAGTTCAAATTACACTAACAGAAAGATAGGCGAGCTAACACACCTGATTCCCCACATATACAAGTGCAATGTTTTATAACTCCAATGTCTTGTAACACATAATAGGATGTACAGCCCAACCAATTCTTCCCCTCTCTATTTTACCCTTTTTCCATTTGTGGAGCTTGTGAAGTtataaaaagttaattaaattgTCCAGCCTTCAGAAAAATAGACCATTTCAACTATTAGAAAGCTAGCCTGCCTCATCCTAATAGATATGTGAAGTGGGGAATGGAAAATCCTCCTAAGAAAGATGGTTATTGGAGAATAGAGTCAAAAGATGCACAAGATCTTCACCCTAAAATCCCAAAGactattttctccttctcagGATATCTCCTGCTCTTGAGCTGTATGTTTCCAAAGGCTGTACAGCTTTTCTCCAGGTCCAGGAGATCTGGGAAGACAGAGACAGGCCATCCACATGCAGAAGCAAAAAGGATTTGTGAAACCTGGGAGAAGTCTGCCTCAAGTCGGAACAGTCTTCTAGATGAAATGGAAGTGTAGCCTGTGCTCTAATAGCAGTTGGAAAACTGTCTTACTAGCAGAATagagcagaaaagagaaggaagacaCTACAGCTGAAAGTGGCTGGGCCAAGGAGAAGTACATTTCTTCTTCAGGAGAGAGGCTAATCTTGTCAAAACAAGCTTATTAAATCAGGGCCCACAACAATTTggcttttagaaaaaaattattattagaGCAGAAAAATCATTACATTCAAAATAATGGACATTTGTACAAAAGTAGAGTCATATGGTCAGCAGTGGACCAAAACCAGTAAATATACCTCTTCCATGTACTGCCAGATTAACATTTTATGATGACAAAACCCATAGCTAAAAGACATGATACAAAAAACTGTTCAGTGCAGCAAGGAGAAGAGAAACTAGATCAAGGGTAAAAACAATTCTCAGAAACTCACATGCAGAGTAATCCAAACAGAATTGTTAAACCCTGTGCTACATCAGCTGACCTTCATCTTGATCATTATACAAACAAACCCCTTTAGTTATAGTTTTTTGGTATTTCTCTGAGGATCTGGCACATCGAGAAGCAATTTCAGCAAGTAAATTTTACAGGTGTATATAGCAGTTCTCTTTCCAGGTagttttaacattaaaatgcaGGCTTGTTCATGTACTCTTCCActgtctggagaaaaaaagaaaaacgatACATTATGAAGCAGCAGAGTAATTTAGAATCTTTGAACCAAATCCTCTTGTcctactatatatatatatatatatatatatatatatatatatagagagagagagagagagagagagagagagagagtatcaactatatatatatatatatacactatatactatatatatatatatatatatatatatatatagttgtaCTTTTGCATGGAAATAGATCAGATTAATGTAGAAATAATTCTACTTTAAAATCCTTAACAGCCTTTTAGAATCTGATCTTCAAATAACAACATACCACAGATGTAGCTAAATTCACCACGTCTAGCTGACCTTTGTACGAAGCTGGCCTGGTTTCATACGCTAACAGCAGCCCAGTTTAAAAAACTGTGCAACTCCATAGCATGTCCCTAACTAGATAACTGGAGCTCCCATCACgctgttttccttcagtacTCAGAAAACTGAAGTCAATCTATCACATTCAACTGCTTTTGCCATTGCTGGCTCAACGCTATGAGTTACAGAAGAAATTCTCTGAGGGGTTTTGAATAAAGGTTACACATCTGTGCCTCGTAGAAACACCACACAGGtgtttaagaataaaatagaGGTTTTCTAGCACATTCTCTTTCcaattttaaatgttcattttagGTCATTGTTTCCAATGCATTAATGAAGCAATAGGTTTTTctatatgtatacataaaatGTACTCTTAGATTATGTACATATATTTCATATCTTAGATATACCTTAACCTGTTTCTTCGTATAGCATCCAAGAAACTATAGCATTTAAACTGCAAGAAAGCAAAGGCAGTATATGAAGAGCTTCCAGATGATTTTGCAAGATGCAAGAGGATTGAGTTGAAAGCTCACCTAACTGCTCCTTTAATTGTGTTGTTGCACTTCCTAAAACTAAACTTAAACCACACTTGGATAGTAAAGTACCAGAAGTGCTAAGCTATATTTTAAGCTCCTGTCAAACAAGGAATATGCAGGAAGATGAGGTGTTTGCCTTTAGTCTTTCTCGGCCTTACCTCCTGCAACATGTCAGAGTCTTCTATGGCTTTCACTGCAGACCTCTTTGAAGTGTCTTGTACTTCTCCACCAATTATAAACTCATCAAgaataaaataagctttttcaaaattaaagatAATATCCAGCTCACACacctggcagaaaaaaaaaaaaatcccacatttaaatcattttacagCATTATGAACAGTATTGGGGTAGAAGTTTTTTCAAATGATGAAATGTATTCAGTATATGCACTCTCATGGCAGGTACcaggtgaagaagaacactgcatTTTAGGCAATATTGCAGCTTCTGCACGTATTCTCTTCGCATATATAGCCTAGACTTATAGCAAAGATATTCTACTTACTATATTTTATCAAATACACTACCTGCATTCTGGGTTTCAGACAACAAAGCTGACTTCCTAGCCTACTATCGTTATAGTCTTATACAACGTTATAACATCTTATACAACCTATGTAATATGGGTTACATATATTCACACGCAGAGCAAGACAAATTCCCTGTCCTAGTGACCTTACAGTCACcagttgcttttttgtttcgAGGCAGTACAAACGTGAGTCATGGCACAGTGATTTAGATAAGAGATGAATTAAAGCAGtgagaacaattaaaaaaataaataaaatcatgtgccacccactagatcagacTAATTTGAACCTTTCTCGGgtcttttctttggaaaagaaaaaaaaacaacaacactttttctcatctttatgTGCTCTTAATTGTTATACAATATTATGAAAAtctatttgctgtttttatagCTGAAGATGTCAGGAAGGTGAATTAAAATACTGTTACCCAGtgttgtcatttaaaaaaaatatttctcaagcTTTTCCCTTAAATTCTATTCCCAGAGAAAACatcaatattaattttatttagaagtAAGAATATGAACTTGATCTTACGAtattttcagaactattttataaaatattctaataATGAATTTCCCTTTGGACTGACAGAGACCAAGGGGCAATTAGTATAGATGGAAACAGAAAGCAACACAGCGACAGGTATCTGTTTATCAGCCAACCAGCAACGCAGTTCGTGGTAGAGAGTGAAACCTACGTTTCCAAAGTATCTGTCCAGAAGCTCTACATATCGATGAACGACCTCTAGTGTCAGGAGCTCATTATCCTGGTCTTCTATTGcacaacagaaatacaaactAGCATACCTAGGATAATAGAGGCAAAAAAAGGAGAGTGAACAGCTGGACACACTACGAGCAAAGGCTCTTGAAGTTACAGAAGTCTTAGAAGTGACATTTAATGTCTAGTCTCTAAAATAATCTTCTTTCATTCTCACGGTGTCCTAGAAAGCACTGAATAAGATCCGGTACTTTaaacaaattattaatttaGTTAGAAAAGTAAACTCTAGCCCTTGGCAAAGCAGCTCCAAGATTGGtctcaacaaaacaaacagtaagGCAGCAGCACTTTAAACATTTCCCTCGCCTGCTGCGGTTACTGCTCTTTCTtaacaaaataaaggaagaaataaaggttGAAAGCGTTACATCTCAGTAAGTCTGCTGGCTACCAAATGACTGATGGCATTTTGCATGGGGCCAGAAAACATGAAACTACTTCTCCAAGTCCATCTTCACAACTTACTTGCACCAAAACTTTGTTTAGATTGTTCCAAGGTGGGAGTAACAATCTACCTCAGCTCTCCGGTGCCATGGCCAGAGCCCCAGCTTATCACAGCACACGATCAGGTGTTTACATCCATCACTTCACAGCAAGGAAAGCTATTTTTGCTTAATGGAAGACATCACTTATTTGTATAATGTGCTGTATCTTAAACCTACTTCTGTTTACTACAAGTCACTTCACAAGAATTAGAAGTTAGCTATTGCTAAGCCTTGTGGAAATTATTTgtttggaaaaaggaaatgggaatTAACACTTTCCCGAGCAAAAagtttttcaaagacaaaaactgttaaaatgttGAAAGTGCCTCAGAACCTTTCCTGCAGCCTTTCTGAGGAAGCCCACACTTCTCAGTAGATCATCCTGAAGAATCAGGAGCCTAAGCCTTCTAACAGAATTTCAACTACAAGTACTTACTAcattactccttttttttttctttttccatttgatAGATTGTACAAATGCTTTTTTACTCCATAATTTACCCTGCCAATTCATACAGGGTCATTGTGCTGCTATATTTATGATGGCTGGTTCCCAAAATCTTAttgtaaaaacaaacccaaGTGCTAAAGTGAGCCTTTATTTTTCCACCTCTGGTATGTTATTTATATGATTAGTAATTACATGTTCTCATAAAATTACTCACACCTTTTGTAAACAAGCTTGAGGTCTTTCCA is a genomic window containing:
- the AP1S3 gene encoding AP-1 complex subunit sigma-3, whose product is MIHFILLFSRQGKLRLQKWYTTLPDKEKKKIVREIVQIVLARHQKTSSFVDWKDLKLVYKRYASLYFCCAIEDQDNELLTLEVVHRYVELLDRYFGNVCELDIIFNFEKAYFILDEFIIGGEVQDTSKRSAVKAIEDSDMLQETVEEYMNKPAF